In the genome of Pseudomonas sp. LBUM920, one region contains:
- the mnmC gene encoding bifunctional tRNA (5-methylaminomethyl-2-thiouridine)(34)-methyltransferase MnmD/FAD-dependent 5-carboxymethylaminomethyl-2-thiouridine(34) oxidoreductase MnmC, producing MNPITHAQLDWDDQGRPHSRVFDDVYFSDQSGLEETRYVFLEQNRLQARFAALPVNGRLVIGETGFGTGLNFLCAWQLFEQHAVPGARLHFVSVEKYPLSHADLQRALALWPELAPFAEQLLAHYIAIHPGFQRLVLDNGRVTLTLLIGDALEQLPQLDAQVDAWFLDGFAPAKNPDMWTAELFAELARLAAPGSTISTFTSTGWVRRLINAAGFKMKRTPGIGHKWEILRGEFLGWPAETPPPAHSKPWFARPAPVPGERSALVIGGGLAGCATAASLAARGWRVSLLERHGALAQEASGNPQGVLYLKLSAHGTALSQLILSGFGHTRRLLEHLQRGVDWDGCGVLQLAFNAKEAERQAQLAAAFAPGLLHLLDQAQAQARAGVALEHGGLFYPEGGWVHPPALCQWQAQHPLIDVLPHHEALELQRVDGQWQALAGDTLLASASVVVLAGAAEIKRFAFSADLPLKRIRGQITRLAETTASQALATVVCAEGYVAPARLGEHTLGASFDFKSDDLTPTVAEHAGNLAMLREISLDLADRLGADACSAEQLEGRAAFRCTSPDYLPIVGPLAEREAFDQAYAVLRKDARHVPPTPCPWLDGVYINSGHGSRGLVTAPLCAELLAAWLDAEPLPLPSSVAEACHPNRFAVRALIRSNAGKP from the coding sequence ATGAACCCCATCACCCACGCCCAGCTCGACTGGGACGACCAAGGTCGCCCGCACTCGCGGGTGTTCGACGATGTGTATTTTTCCGACCAGTCGGGCCTTGAAGAAACCCGCTACGTGTTCCTCGAACAGAACCGTCTGCAGGCGCGCTTTGCCGCCCTGCCGGTGAACGGGCGGCTGGTGATCGGCGAAACGGGGTTTGGCACCGGCTTGAACTTTCTGTGCGCCTGGCAGCTGTTCGAACAGCATGCGGTGCCGGGCGCGCGCCTGCATTTTGTCAGCGTGGAAAAGTACCCGCTGAGCCACGCCGACCTGCAACGCGCCCTCGCCCTCTGGCCAGAGCTTGCGCCCTTCGCCGAGCAACTGCTGGCGCACTACATTGCCATCCACCCAGGCTTCCAGCGGCTGGTGCTGGATAACGGCCGCGTGACGCTGACCCTGTTGATCGGCGATGCCCTGGAGCAGTTGCCACAACTGGATGCCCAGGTCGATGCGTGGTTTCTCGACGGCTTCGCCCCGGCAAAAAATCCCGACATGTGGACCGCCGAACTGTTTGCCGAACTGGCCCGCCTGGCGGCACCCGGCTCGACCATCAGCACCTTCACCAGCACCGGCTGGGTACGCCGGTTGATCAACGCCGCCGGGTTCAAGATGAAACGCACGCCAGGCATCGGGCATAAGTGGGAGATCCTGCGCGGTGAATTCCTCGGTTGGCCGGCCGAAACGCCGCCACCTGCCCACAGCAAACCGTGGTTCGCCCGCCCGGCGCCGGTGCCCGGTGAGCGCAGCGCTCTGGTGATCGGCGGCGGCCTGGCCGGGTGCGCCACGGCGGCCAGCCTGGCGGCACGTGGCTGGCGTGTGAGCCTGCTGGAGCGCCACGGCGCCCTGGCACAGGAAGCCTCGGGCAACCCGCAAGGCGTGCTTTACCTCAAGCTCTCGGCTCATGGCACGGCGCTTTCGCAGCTGATCCTCAGCGGCTTCGGCCATACGCGGCGCTTGCTTGAGCACCTGCAGCGCGGCGTCGATTGGGACGGTTGCGGCGTGCTGCAACTGGCCTTCAATGCCAAGGAAGCCGAGCGCCAGGCCCAGTTGGCCGCCGCGTTTGCGCCGGGCCTGCTGCACCTGCTTGATCAGGCTCAAGCTCAGGCGCGCGCCGGCGTGGCGCTCGAACACGGCGGGCTGTTTTACCCCGAGGGCGGCTGGGTGCACCCGCCGGCATTATGCCAATGGCAAGCGCAGCACCCGTTGATCGACGTGCTGCCTCACCACGAAGCCCTTGAGTTGCAGCGCGTTGACGGTCAATGGCAAGCCCTGGCCGGCGACACCCTGCTGGCGAGCGCAAGCGTGGTGGTGCTGGCAGGTGCCGCCGAGATCAAGCGGTTTGCGTTCAGTGCCGACCTGCCGCTCAAACGCATTCGCGGGCAGATCACACGGCTGGCAGAAACGACGGCGAGCCAGGCGCTGGCCACCGTGGTATGCGCCGAAGGCTATGTCGCCCCTGCGCGCCTGGGTGAACACACCCTGGGCGCCAGCTTCGACTTCAAGAGCGACGACCTGACGCCCACTGTCGCCGAGCACGCCGGCAATCTGGCGATGCTGCGGGAAATCTCCCTCGACCTGGCCGACCGTCTCGGCGCCGATGCCTGCTCTGCCGAGCAGCTTGAAGGCCGCGCCGCATTCCGCTGCACCAGCCCCGACTACCTGCCGATTGTCGGGCCGCTGGCCGAACGCGAGGCGTTCGACCAGGCCTACGCGGTCCTGCGCAAGGACGCCCGCCACGTGCCGCCCACACCTTGCCCGTGGCTGGACGGCGTGTACATCAACAGCGGCCACGGCTCACGTGGCCTGGTGACCGCGCCGCTGTGTGCCGAGCTGCTGGCGGCCTGGCTGGACGCCGAACCCTTGCCCTTGCCCAGCAGCGTGGCCGAGGCTTGCCACCCCAACCGTTTTGCCGTGCGCGCGCTGATTCGCAGCAACGCCGGCAAGCCTTAG
- a CDS encoding NEL-type E3 ubiquitin ligase domain-containing protein, translated as MTQQPAVSQAAAPVSQEKITAALLEITGDLDKARVLQHTLPPWLVSAAASTRQALEAAHASSQQPRERAASLLRRITPLRSFCAERLKALLAAKGHAGLDVERDWLELPNRHFAALTVGRGVRLQTMSMDKHHLLQAAMQNFTLDQAEAGGLPAGAVIRTGAAGQNVSTLSAGAFARYCRELDLGAAYQRHLREVFNLAGSDDEDGAERAYNPVVGEVGQCKIKDMQIDLQIAHGKGDISESGYTALQALLNARLPARNLQHVLFHEKPLVWQGMNVHGACLWSVLVFGHASTHGFAEGPLLVYMPGEPGRPWYEYPTLGDLIAYLTLKLQVPAYRSFFTRYLDEAERFGFFQRFDQRRTLERVEPVAVDTGLEPFFFGALTRKIQLDAVALAVPTAQVDEEARQKRLQGYLEAGLNMLNIAGLMVPVLGQLMLGVAVGQMLAEVFEGVDEWTHSDQAEGLEHLVNVAENLAAMAVFADGVKVAGKVFRGVKSNPAEFFEAVEAVQLPDADPRLWRRRLKPYGRTLGVDALTVANSRGIYQAGGHSYVRIMGVVYAVAYDARSGYWHALHPTRTTAYRPRLLHNRQGGWRFAFEHPQEWGSPSYILTRLNPRLAALPPEQLNYVASIADMRPSRLHALALQNRPLPERFNDCVARFALNQQVRDLIWQLEHQPRPDASTARVQLLALPLMPGWPQGRFFEVLDRQGVRLERFPGSATFEHGHLSIHITEQALKDGAVMATLLDVLPPDEIDTLLGSSVAPDEQGAVLARQLLASLKRTHREVFQQLYQDADGITHSDHGLLKAHFPSVPNRIAWELLSKTSTVHRWQLRSTRRVPLLLAQRAREALAVQEEDQALIGLYLPELASAPSRRLAVHLLAKVAGWPQDLHVQVRRDSLIGELIGTSGSQHARWRRTLVETGEGVQAFDDKGAPLGEKASGPEGFYQALLATLSAAQLAALNLSGAERASRLRDALQACAEQERHVLSRHLWPERALPESAPELCAQAMVRSTRHPVALVRKVNRLYPGFDERQVATFLDGQGPDHLARAQAVEALERQFEALHRALKAWRNDETSLAGLPHPQADYRLGRHQAMQAIEDGWRQRLLLPDASGVKVPSLVLDGLAVGRLPTLPAQVSFAHIRQLSLNRMGLDDDVAYFLKHFKQLEALELRSNEVTRLPEVLSQMPALKRLYLNDNHLQLTEHTHAKLADLRGLQVLNLSNNPLADPPAVGHMFELRELMLRHCRLRAFPAGVPRLPYLHYLDLRDNDILALPGWLPTAPRPVAEAINLRHNPLDEASRKTLADYRSQTGIGMGFLEDDLARLNEQKARELWLADSAVARYTQKETVWTGLKHEPESESLFRLLAELGGTGDAQLVREDLERRVWRVLEAAGNDAQLRDEIFDRAATPVNCDDSAALNFSNLEVLVEIHEAAKGVEGGKLTAKPLLKLAKGLFRLDQLDSYARTHSQQHPEADPLEVSLAYRTGLASKFHLPGQPLHMRFARLGGVTVEALNTAEEQLRAAERSIKLLNYLVELPLWDSHLKVAFSQSFEALSEPYDQRLQAVFEKSTALNDADYLDQMNQILREQQAAHKGEAERLTKEALKLGDLSPCVMP; from the coding sequence ATGACCCAACAACCGGCTGTAAGCCAGGCCGCCGCGCCTGTCTCTCAGGAGAAAATCACCGCTGCACTGCTGGAAATCACCGGCGACCTGGACAAGGCCAGGGTGCTGCAGCATACGCTGCCCCCATGGCTGGTGAGTGCCGCCGCCTCAACGCGCCAGGCGCTGGAAGCGGCGCATGCCAGCAGTCAGCAACCCCGCGAGCGGGCCGCGAGCCTGTTGCGCCGTATAACGCCGCTCAGGTCGTTTTGTGCCGAGCGACTCAAGGCGCTCCTGGCGGCCAAGGGGCATGCCGGGCTGGATGTCGAACGTGACTGGCTGGAGTTGCCCAATCGGCACTTCGCCGCGTTGACCGTCGGCCGTGGCGTACGGCTGCAGACGATGTCCATGGACAAGCACCACCTGCTGCAGGCGGCCATGCAGAATTTTACCCTGGACCAGGCTGAGGCGGGGGGGCTGCCCGCAGGCGCGGTGATTCGAACGGGCGCGGCAGGCCAGAACGTGTCGACGCTCAGCGCGGGAGCCTTTGCGCGGTACTGCCGCGAACTGGACCTGGGCGCGGCCTATCAGCGGCACTTGCGTGAGGTGTTCAACCTCGCGGGGAGCGACGACGAGGACGGCGCTGAACGGGCCTACAACCCGGTGGTCGGCGAGGTCGGCCAGTGCAAGATCAAGGACATGCAAATCGACCTGCAGATTGCCCATGGCAAGGGCGATATCAGCGAGTCCGGCTATACCGCGTTGCAAGCCCTGCTCAATGCTCGCTTGCCCGCGCGGAACCTGCAGCATGTGTTGTTCCATGAAAAGCCGCTGGTCTGGCAAGGGATGAATGTGCATGGCGCCTGCCTGTGGAGCGTGCTGGTGTTCGGCCATGCCTCCACGCACGGCTTTGCCGAGGGGCCTTTGTTGGTGTACATGCCAGGCGAGCCCGGGCGCCCGTGGTACGAATACCCCACGCTGGGGGACCTGATCGCCTACCTGACGCTCAAGCTTCAGGTGCCGGCCTATCGCAGCTTCTTCACGCGCTACCTGGATGAGGCCGAGCGGTTCGGTTTTTTCCAGCGTTTTGACCAACGCAGGACACTCGAACGCGTGGAGCCCGTGGCGGTGGACACCGGCCTGGAACCGTTCTTTTTCGGCGCCTTGACCCGCAAGATCCAGCTGGACGCCGTTGCATTGGCCGTGCCGACGGCGCAAGTCGATGAGGAGGCGCGTCAGAAACGCCTACAAGGCTATCTGGAGGCGGGCCTGAATATGCTGAACATCGCCGGCCTGATGGTGCCGGTGCTCGGGCAACTGATGTTGGGCGTCGCCGTCGGCCAGATGCTCGCCGAGGTCTTCGAAGGGGTGGATGAATGGACTCACAGCGACCAGGCCGAGGGGCTGGAACATTTGGTCAATGTGGCTGAAAACCTGGCGGCCATGGCCGTGTTCGCGGACGGTGTGAAGGTGGCAGGCAAGGTGTTCAGGGGGGTCAAGTCCAACCCCGCAGAGTTCTTCGAGGCAGTCGAAGCGGTGCAGCTGCCGGATGCCGATCCTCGCTTGTGGCGTCGGCGGCTCAAGCCTTACGGCCGGACGCTGGGTGTCGACGCCCTGACGGTGGCCAATAGCCGTGGGATCTACCAGGCCGGCGGTCATTCCTATGTCAGGATCATGGGGGTGGTGTACGCGGTGGCCTACGATGCGCGTTCGGGTTACTGGCACGCCCTTCACCCGACGCGGACCACGGCCTATCGTCCGCGCCTGCTGCACAACCGCCAGGGCGGTTGGCGGTTTGCGTTCGAACACCCCCAGGAGTGGGGCTCCCCGTCCTACATTCTCACTCGGCTTAACCCGCGCCTGGCCGCGCTGCCCCCCGAGCAATTGAACTACGTGGCGAGCATTGCCGACATGCGCCCCTCCCGCCTGCACGCCCTGGCCCTGCAAAACAGGCCGCTGCCGGAGCGCTTCAACGACTGCGTGGCGCGTTTCGCCTTGAACCAGCAAGTTCGCGATCTGATCTGGCAGCTGGAACATCAGCCACGCCCGGATGCAAGCACCGCGCGCGTTCAGTTGCTGGCGTTGCCGCTGATGCCAGGTTGGCCGCAGGGACGGTTTTTCGAGGTACTGGACCGCCAAGGGGTGCGGCTCGAACGCTTTCCCGGCAGCGCCACATTCGAGCATGGACACTTGAGCATCCACATCACTGAACAGGCGCTCAAAGACGGCGCAGTGATGGCGACGCTGCTCGACGTTCTGCCGCCGGACGAGATCGACACCTTGCTGGGGAGCTCGGTAGCGCCAGATGAGCAGGGCGCGGTGCTTGCGCGCCAGTTACTGGCCTCGCTCAAACGCACCCACCGAGAGGTTTTCCAGCAGCTGTATCAGGACGCGGATGGCATTACCCATTCAGATCACGGGTTGCTCAAGGCGCATTTCCCAAGCGTGCCCAATCGCATCGCCTGGGAGTTGCTGTCCAAGACGTCAACCGTGCATCGCTGGCAACTGCGCAGCACCCGGCGTGTGCCGCTGCTGCTCGCACAACGAGCACGCGAAGCGTTGGCGGTGCAGGAAGAAGACCAGGCGCTGATCGGCCTTTACCTGCCGGAGCTGGCCAGCGCCCCCTCGCGACGGCTGGCCGTGCACCTGCTGGCGAAGGTCGCGGGATGGCCGCAGGATTTGCACGTGCAGGTACGCCGGGACAGTTTGATCGGCGAGCTGATAGGCACCTCCGGCAGCCAGCATGCACGGTGGCGGCGCACACTGGTCGAGACCGGCGAAGGGGTGCAGGCGTTCGACGATAAAGGTGCGCCGCTGGGTGAAAAGGCCTCAGGCCCTGAAGGGTTTTACCAGGCTCTGCTCGCCACCTTGTCGGCTGCGCAATTGGCAGCACTGAACCTCTCGGGGGCAGAGCGTGCCAGTCGATTGCGCGACGCGCTCCAGGCGTGCGCCGAGCAAGAGCGCCACGTGCTGTCACGCCATCTGTGGCCCGAGCGTGCACTCCCTGAGTCGGCGCCGGAGCTGTGCGCGCAGGCCATGGTGCGTTCGACGCGGCACCCGGTGGCGCTGGTGCGCAAGGTCAACAGGCTGTATCCCGGTTTTGACGAACGGCAGGTGGCGACGTTCCTGGACGGGCAAGGCCCCGATCACCTGGCGCGCGCCCAGGCCGTTGAGGCGCTGGAGCGACAGTTCGAGGCCCTGCATCGGGCGCTCAAGGCGTGGCGCAATGACGAGACATCCCTCGCCGGTTTGCCTCATCCCCAGGCGGATTACCGCCTGGGCCGTCATCAGGCGATGCAGGCCATCGAGGACGGCTGGCGACAGCGGCTCCTGTTGCCCGATGCCAGTGGGGTAAAGGTCCCAAGCCTGGTACTCGATGGCCTGGCCGTGGGCCGACTGCCGACCTTGCCGGCGCAGGTCAGCTTTGCCCATATCCGGCAGTTGTCGTTGAACAGAATGGGGCTCGACGATGACGTGGCGTATTTCCTCAAACACTTCAAGCAGCTTGAGGCGTTGGAACTGCGCAGCAACGAGGTGACACGCCTGCCGGAAGTACTGTCACAGATGCCCGCGCTCAAACGCCTGTACCTCAACGACAACCACCTGCAACTCACCGAACACACCCACGCCAAGCTGGCTGACCTGCGAGGCTTGCAGGTATTGAACCTGAGCAACAACCCGTTGGCTGATCCGCCTGCCGTCGGCCATATGTTCGAGTTGCGTGAGCTGATGCTGCGTCATTGTCGCCTGCGCGCGTTTCCTGCTGGGGTACCGCGCTTGCCTTACCTGCATTACCTCGACCTGCGCGACAACGATATCCTCGCCTTGCCTGGCTGGTTGCCCACCGCGCCACGCCCTGTGGCTGAAGCCATCAACCTGCGCCACAACCCGCTGGATGAAGCCAGCCGAAAGACACTGGCCGACTATCGGAGCCAAACCGGCATAGGCATGGGCTTTTTGGAAGATGACCTCGCTCGCCTCAACGAGCAGAAAGCCCGGGAGTTATGGCTGGCCGATAGCGCGGTTGCGCGCTACACGCAAAAAGAGACGGTTTGGACGGGACTCAAGCATGAGCCAGAGTCCGAGAGCCTGTTCAGGCTATTGGCCGAACTGGGCGGCACCGGCGATGCTCAACTGGTGCGTGAGGACCTGGAACGACGCGTTTGGCGGGTGCTGGAGGCGGCCGGAAATGACGCGCAGCTGCGCGATGAGATTTTTGACCGGGCCGCCACGCCGGTCAATTGCGATGACAGCGCGGCGCTGAACTTCAGCAACCTTGAGGTGCTGGTAGAGATCCACGAAGCTGCCAAAGGGGTCGAAGGGGGCAAGCTGACCGCCAAGCCGCTGCTGAAGTTGGCCAAGGGCCTGTTTCGTCTGGATCAGTTGGACAGCTACGCACGCACGCACAGTCAGCAGCACCCGGAGGCTGACCCGCTGGAGGTCAGCCTGGCCTACCGAACAGGGCTGGCCAGCAAGTTTCATTTGCCCGGTCAGCCCCTGCACATGCGCTTTGCCCGCCTGGGCGGCGTCACGGTCGAAGCGCTGAACACTGCCGAAGAACAACTCCGGGCGGCAGAGCGCTCAATCAAGCTCTTGAACTACCTGGTGGAGCTGCCGTTATGGGACAGTCACTTGAAAGTCGCCTTCAGCCAATCGTTCGAGGCGTTGAGCGAGCCCTATGACCAGCGCCTGCAGGCGGTCTTTGAAAAAAGCACCGCGCTCAACGACGCCGACTACCTTGACCAGATGAACCAGATCCTGCGCGAACAGCAGGCAGCGCATAAGGGCGAAGCTGAGCGCCTGACCAAGGAGGCGCTGAAACTCGGCGACCTGTCGCCCTGTGTGATGCCGTGA
- a CDS encoding N-acetylglutaminylglutamine amidotransferase, with protein sequence MCGLAGELRFDHQPADLAAVERITHHLAPRGPDAWGFHAQGPIALGHRRLKIMDLSDGSAQPMVDAQLGLSLAFNGAIYNFPELREELEALGYAFYSGGDTEVLLKGYHAWGEALLPKLNGMFAFAIWERDAQRLFIARDRLGVKPLYLSRTGQRLRFASALPALLKGGDINPILDPVALNHYLNFHAVVPAPRTLLAGIEKLPPASWMRIDANGKIEQKTWWTLPYGPHDDEKNLTLEDWTDRVLDSTREAVAIRQRAAVDVGVLLSGGVDSSMLVGLLREVGVQDLSTFSIGFEDAGGERGDEFQYSDLIAKHYGTRHHQLRIAESEIIEQLPAAFRAMSEPMVSHDCIAFYLLSREVAKHCKVVQSGQGADELFAGYHWYPQVDGASDPYAAYRDAFFDRSYDDYAATVAPKWLTANDAAGDFVREHFAMPGADAAVDKALRLDSTVMLVDDPVKRVDNMTMAWGLEARTPFLDYRLVELSARVPGKFKLPDGGKQVLKEAARRVIPSEVIDRKKGYFPVPGLKHLQGDTLNWVRELLLDPSQDRGLFNPAMLDRLLTDPQGQLTPLRGSKLWQLAALNLWLSEQGI encoded by the coding sequence ATGTGCGGATTAGCTGGCGAGTTACGTTTTGATCACCAACCTGCCGACCTGGCAGCGGTGGAGCGGATCACCCATCATTTGGCACCACGCGGTCCTGACGCGTGGGGCTTCCACGCCCAAGGGCCGATTGCCCTGGGCCATCGACGCCTGAAAATCATGGACCTGTCGGACGGCTCGGCCCAACCGATGGTCGACGCCCAACTGGGGCTGTCCCTGGCCTTCAATGGCGCGATCTACAACTTCCCGGAATTGCGTGAAGAGCTGGAAGCACTCGGCTACGCCTTCTATTCCGGTGGTGACACCGAAGTGCTGCTCAAGGGCTACCACGCGTGGGGCGAAGCACTGCTGCCCAAGCTCAATGGCATGTTTGCGTTTGCCATCTGGGAGCGTGACGCCCAGCGCCTGTTCATCGCCCGTGACCGTCTGGGTGTTAAGCCTTTGTACCTGTCGCGCACCGGCCAGCGCCTGCGCTTCGCCTCGGCACTGCCGGCATTGCTCAAGGGCGGCGACATCAACCCGATACTTGATCCGGTCGCGCTGAATCACTACCTGAACTTCCACGCCGTGGTACCGGCACCGCGCACGTTGCTGGCAGGCATTGAAAAACTGCCGCCGGCCAGCTGGATGCGCATCGACGCCAACGGCAAGATCGAACAGAAAACCTGGTGGACGCTGCCCTACGGTCCCCATGACGATGAAAAAAACCTGACCCTGGAAGACTGGACCGACCGCGTGCTCGACAGCACCCGCGAAGCCGTGGCCATTCGCCAACGCGCCGCCGTGGATGTCGGCGTGCTGCTCTCCGGCGGTGTCGATTCGAGCATGCTCGTGGGCCTGCTGCGTGAAGTCGGCGTGCAGGACCTGTCGACCTTCTCCATCGGCTTTGAAGACGCCGGCGGCGAGCGCGGCGACGAATTCCAGTATTCGGATCTGATCGCCAAGCACTACGGCACCCGTCACCATCAACTGCGCATCGCCGAAAGCGAGATCATCGAGCAACTGCCCGCCGCGTTCCGTGCCATGAGCGAGCCGATGGTCAGCCACGACTGCATCGCCTTCTACCTGCTGTCGCGGGAAGTGGCCAAGCATTGCAAAGTGGTGCAAAGCGGCCAGGGCGCCGATGAGCTCTTCGCCGGTTACCACTGGTACCCGCAAGTGGATGGCGCCAGCGATCCCTATGCCGCCTACCGCGATGCCTTTTTCGACCGCAGCTACGACGACTACGCGGCCACCGTCGCCCCCAAATGGCTGACCGCCAACGACGCTGCCGGTGACTTCGTGCGCGAGCATTTCGCCATGCCGGGCGCCGACGCCGCCGTGGACAAGGCGCTGCGCCTGGACAGTACGGTGATGCTGGTGGACGACCCGGTCAAACGCGTCGACAACATGACCATGGCCTGGGGCCTGGAAGCACGCACGCCGTTTCTGGACTACCGCCTTGTCGAATTGTCAGCCCGTGTGCCCGGCAAATTCAAACTGCCCGACGGTGGCAAGCAAGTCTTGAAAGAAGCCGCGCGCCGCGTGATCCCGAGTGAAGTCATCGACCGCAAAAAAGGCTACTTCCCGGTGCCGGGCCTCAAGCACTTGCAGGGCGACACCCTGAACTGGGTGCGTGAACTGCTGCTGGACCCAAGCCAGGATCGCGGCCTGTTCAACCCGGCCATGCTGGATCGCCTGCTGACTGACCCCCAAGGTCAACTGACGCCGCTGCGCGGTTCAAAGCTGTGGCAACTGGCGGCGCTGAACCTGTGGCTCAGCGAACAAGGAATCTGA
- the ngg gene encoding N-acetylglutaminylglutamine synthetase: MKPLAAAYSQRLLKGQAPTYERLQARLAEDGSPLGAEPIAVHCGWGRLLIGHTFPDPASLAQELLKEQPGERDIALYVAAPQQILGIDPQQLFLDPSDTLRLWFSDYRPATRVFRGFRIRRVQTEADWAAVNVLYQGRGMLPVDAERLTPRHQGGPVYWLAEDEDSGAVIGSVMGLNHQKAFHDPENGCSLWCLAVDPQCTRPGVGEVLVRHLVEHFMSRGLSYLDLSVLHDNRQAKSLYAKLGFRALTTFAIKRKNGINQPLFLGPGPQAGFNPYARIIVEEAHRRGIDVHVDDADAGLFTLSHGGRRVRCRESLSDLTSAISMTLCQDKSLTHKVLKAAGLNLPSQQLAGSADDNLEFLDEHQRIVVKPLDGEQGQGVAVDLQTIEDVQKAIETARQFDSRVLLESFHEGLDLRILVIGFEVVAAAIRRPAEVTGDGQHSIGALIEAQSRRRQAATDGESKIPLDAETQRTLHAAGFDYSSILPRGQTLAVRRTANLHTGGCLEDVTAILHPTLVDAAVRAARALDIPMVGLDLMVPAADQPEYVFIEANERAGLANHEPQPTAEKFVDLLFPHSQPTAQ; the protein is encoded by the coding sequence ATGAAACCTCTCGCAGCGGCTTACAGCCAACGCTTGCTGAAGGGCCAGGCGCCGACCTACGAGCGCCTGCAGGCCCGCCTGGCTGAAGATGGCAGCCCGTTGGGCGCCGAACCGATTGCCGTGCATTGCGGGTGGGGCCGGTTGTTGATCGGCCATACCTTCCCGGACCCGGCAAGCCTGGCCCAGGAACTGCTCAAGGAACAGCCTGGCGAGCGTGACATCGCCCTGTACGTGGCAGCGCCCCAGCAGATTCTGGGGATCGATCCGCAGCAGCTGTTCCTCGACCCGTCCGACACCCTGCGCCTGTGGTTCAGCGACTATCGCCCCGCTACCCGCGTGTTTCGCGGTTTTCGGATTCGCCGGGTACAGACCGAAGCCGATTGGGCGGCGGTCAACGTGCTCTACCAGGGGCGCGGCATGTTGCCGGTCGACGCTGAACGCCTGACCCCGCGCCATCAAGGCGGCCCGGTATATTGGCTGGCCGAAGACGAAGACAGCGGCGCGGTGATCGGCAGCGTGATGGGCCTGAACCATCAGAAGGCCTTTCACGACCCGGAAAACGGCTGCAGCCTCTGGTGCCTGGCGGTTGATCCGCAGTGCACGCGCCCTGGCGTGGGTGAAGTGCTGGTGCGCCACTTGGTGGAGCACTTCATGAGCCGCGGCTTGAGCTATCTCGACCTGTCGGTGCTGCACGATAACCGTCAGGCCAAGAGCCTCTACGCCAAGCTGGGTTTTCGCGCGCTGACCACCTTTGCGATCAAGCGTAAAAATGGCATCAACCAGCCGCTGTTTCTCGGCCCTGGCCCGCAGGCCGGCTTCAATCCCTATGCGCGCATCATTGTCGAGGAAGCCCACCGACGCGGCATCGATGTGCACGTGGATGACGCCGATGCCGGCCTGTTCACCCTCAGCCATGGCGGGCGCCGCGTGCGTTGCCGTGAATCGTTGAGCGACCTGACCAGCGCCATCAGCATGACCTTGTGCCAGGACAAGAGCCTGACCCACAAGGTGCTCAAAGCCGCTGGTTTGAACCTGCCGTCGCAGCAATTGGCGGGCAGTGCCGACGACAACCTGGAGTTTCTCGACGAACATCAGCGCATCGTGGTCAAGCCGCTGGATGGCGAGCAAGGCCAGGGCGTGGCGGTGGATCTGCAGACCATCGAGGACGTGCAGAAAGCCATTGAAACAGCGCGCCAGTTCGACAGCCGCGTGCTGCTCGAGAGCTTCCATGAAGGCCTCGACCTGCGCATTCTGGTGATCGGTTTTGAAGTGGTTGCCGCTGCGATTCGGCGCCCTGCCGAGGTGACCGGCGACGGCCAGCACTCCATCGGCGCCTTGATCGAAGCCCAAAGCCGTCGTCGCCAAGCGGCCACTGACGGTGAAAGCAAGATCCCGCTGGACGCCGAAACCCAACGCACCCTGCACGCCGCCGGTTTTGACTACAGCAGCATCCTGCCGCGTGGCCAGACCCTGGCCGTGCGCCGCACCGCCAACCTGCACACCGGCGGCTGCCTGGAAGACGTCACGGCGATTTTGCACCCCACATTGGTGGACGCTGCCGTGCGTGCGGCGCGTGCGCTGGACATTCCCATGGTGGGCCTGGACCTGATGGTGCCTGCCGCCGATCAACCCGAGTATGTGTTTATCGAAGCCAACGAACGGGCCGGGCTGGCCAACCATGAGCCGCAACCGACGGCGGAGAAGTTTGTGGATTTGCTGTTTCCGCACAGTCAGCCGACCGCCCAATAA